In Oncorhynchus gorbuscha isolate QuinsamMale2020 ecotype Even-year linkage group LG03, OgorEven_v1.0, whole genome shotgun sequence, the DNA window GTTTACagtttaaccagacacctagttatttgtaattgtccacatattctatgtcagaaccgtccagagtagtgatgctaggcgggcgggcagcgatcagttgaagagcatgcatttagtttgacttgcatttaagagcagttggaggccacggaaggagagttgtatggcattgaagctcatctcgAGGTTAGTTaagacagtgtccaaagaagggccagaagtatacagaatgatgtAATCTGcgaagaggtggatcagagaatcaccagccgcaagagcgacatcattgatgtatacagagaaaagagtcggcccaagaattgaaccctgtggaacccccatagagactgccagaggtccggacaacaggccctccgatttgacaaactgaactctgtctgagaagtagttggtgaaccaggcgaggcagacatttgagaaaccaaggcagtttagtctgctgataagaatgctgtgattgacagagtcgaaagccttggccaggtcgatcaATGCGGCTGCACAGTGTTGTCTTTTGTCGATGGcgattatgatatcgtttaggatcttgagcgtggctgaggtgcacccatgaccagctcggaaaccagattgcatagaggagtataggtacggtgggattcgaaatggtcggtgatctgttgtGCCTTGCCTATGCTGTGCCTTGTTGGAGGAGGGGTGATAGAAGCAGACTGATACGCACATAAAAGAAGCAGTCAGTACTTTCTTGCTCCATCCATAAACACACAGGGTTGTTTTTCATGCCTCTTTCAGAATTTCCTTAACTTTAAGGGTTGCTGTATCCATTTGCAAAGCAATCAACTCGTGCCAGGACTATTACATTTGGGATCAAGTGTTTGGTTGAATTTCCTGAATGCTGTCTCACCGCACAGTCTTGCTTTTATTTTTGTAAACTCATTTGAATGAGCTTGCCATGTTTCTGCTCTTTTCATGCAAACTGTTCAAGTTGGTTGTCCTGATGTGCAGCTACGAATAGCTGTTGACTGTCTCACCTTGTCTTTATTCTGAAACTGTTTGTATGATTCTTTGTGGGCGCTGTATAGATGAACTTTGAGGTAGGTTGGGTTTCCCTTTTATCTCTGTTCCACACACGCAACCATCTTCTGACACTACAATACATTTTCTTTTGTCCTTTCCAGCAATGTACTCTAAACAATCCCATACAGGGCTTTACCTTTTGCTGCCGCTGTTGTTCACTCTCTGGTTCACTCTCTATGGTTCACTCTCTGCGCATGCCCACAGATTTCTTCCCTTAGCTACGGATAGCTGGTGAACAAGTttttatgactccaacctaagtgtatgtaaacttctgacttgtatattgcaaagtttggtaacatgCTGTTATCAAACTTTATATCTGCACTGTTCTGAAATATGTTCATCTAACATTTTCGGTGGAAATTGTTataagtagtccttgtgcatagagttgtatggtttatttaactttgcaatcattagtttttgtttggcatacattttaaagtgaaaaatcgcatcactctgttactgtggaattgccctaaacaaaatatatttctctgagcaattgtattagtttaaaataatataatttcccccaaatttccccactgtatatacaataACCATTTGTTTCTACATtaatgtttgtgcgtgtgtgtgtgtgtgtgtgtgtgtgtgtgtgtgtgtgtgtgtgtgtgtgtgtgtgtgtgtgtgtgtgtgtgtgtgtgtgtgtgtgtgtgtgtgtgtgtgtgtgtgtgtgtgtgtgtgtacaaccaGGTGGGCTGGTCATGCCCTGTGTACACCTATGCTAACATGCCAACGGCCCGGGCGTGTGGGTCTGAGAGacctgtaatgatcatgctgtttaatcagcttattgatatgccatacctgtcaggtggatggattatcttggcaaagaagaaaggCTCATTAACAGGGATTTAAACACATTTGCTgttgtggaaaaagtacccatacttgagtaaaagtaaagataccttaatagaaaatgactcaagtaaaagtgagtcacccagtaaaatactatttgtattttatttacaaTGTACTTAAGTCTCAAAAGTAAATGTCATcgttaaaatatacttaagtaagtGAGATGATAAAGGCATTGGAGGAAGAGCGGGAGAAGAATGTCTTGAGTGGTGGAAACGGACACTGTGTCCTCGTCTCCAACGTGGAGGAGCTGGACTGTCCTATCTGCTACTGCTCCCTTCTGCCAGTGGAGGGAGCCACACTGCGGTAGTGCCTGCACGTTTTCTGCAGGTATGACTCATCTTGACTACTGGCTTCCATTGTCTCCTGCACAAAGAAATAAAGCTACAACTATTGAGACAAAGCCCTGGCTGGTATTCTCTTGAGTAGATCACTGTCGCTCCACTGCTATTAATAATATAGACACGAAATACTCATTTATGTTTAATCTGAAATAAATGGAAATCTAATAGGATTGTTGTCTTACTCACCTTGTATCAATTTAAAATATGTTCCTGTGAATGTTTCATCTGTAATAaatttttaaaaaataacaaaactGCCATCTAAATAATAAAGTAATTAGAGATGTGTACAGGTTAAAGACCTTCTTATTTGGGTGTGTTTTCTAAGCTGGTAGTGTCTTAAAGGAACCATAGTGAACAACATGTATGCAGAGGTGACCTGCCCTTATGAGGATGAAAACTACAGCTGTGATAGATAGCAAGCTGCATGACCGGGAGATCAAATCTGTGAGTCCTTCTGGTGCTCTCACTCTTAGCCTGGCAGCCAGTCTGTTTATGCTTTGTTGGCTAAGGAAAAAAACAACCTGTACCCAGGCTATCTCACGATGGTTATCTGTATCAAGTGACATTACTTTGTATAATTTATGAAGGGTGCTTTAAAAGACCCAAAGATGTTTTTGTGAAAGATACACATCACCATAACACATATTTAGTCAATTCTGTTGTACTTTACACAGTGACCTGTTCTTTGTCTCTTTAGCTTCTCTCTCGGGAGGAGAACCGGAAGTTTCTAGAGCTGAGGCTCAGTATCACTGAGACGTGGAGTGAAAACAGCTACCAGTGCAAAACTCCTGACTGCGCTGGCTGGGGCATCTTTGAGGACGAAGTCAACGGGTTTATGTGTGAGCTCTGCAGAGAACAACTGTCTCCTCTGCAAGGTATGtcaactttctctctcactcctcctccctggTCCCCCCTTGAATGCTAAAATAAATTATGAAGATAAAGATGGGTGCCTGGACAACAACCTTTTTGTCTGCCTCCTTTTAAGGCCATCCACAAAGATATGAACTGCAAGGAGTTTCAAGACGACCTCCGGATCAGAGCTGAGAAAGACATGGCTGCAAAACAGACCACACAGATGCTGGAGGTAATGTGGTAATAGACAGATAGTTATTTCCCTCTAAGTGGTAGAGCCCTGTTTCTGCTCACGATTTCAATcaatcagctgatgtcacaaagtgctgtacagaaacccagcctaaaactccaaacagcaagcaatgcaggtgtagaagcacgtggctaggaaaaactccctagaaggccggaacctaggaagaagcctagagaggaaccaggctatgaggggtggccagtcctcttctggctgtgccgtgtggagattataacagaacatggccaagatgttcaaatgttcatagatgaccagcagagtcaaataataataatcacagtggttgtagagggtgcaacaggtcagcacctcaggagtaaatgtcagttggctttacATAGCCGATCATTCAAAGTATTTTttcatctctaccactcctgctgtctctagagagttgaaaacagcaggtctgggacaaggtagcacgtccggtgaacaggtcagggttccatagccgcagacagaacagttgaaactggagcagcagcacgaccacgtggactggggacagcaaggagtcatcaggctagGAGTCCTGGTTCTAGGGatcaggtagaggtagaggtagaggtagaggtagaggtagaggtagaggtagaggtagaggtagaggtagaggtagaggtagaggtagaggtagaggtagaggtagaggtagaggtagagagaatacttaaattcacacaggacaccggataagacaggagaaatactctagatataacagactgaccctagacccccgacacataaactattgcagcataaatactggaggctgagacaggagtggtCGGGAGACagtgtggccccatccgacgatacccccggacagggccaaacaggcaggatataaccccacccactttgccaaagcaccactagagggatatcttcaaccaccaacttactatcctgaaACAAGGCCCACGAAGATGTCGCCCACGGCACAAACCCAAAGGGGAGCGctaacccggacaggaagatcacgtcagtgataaaagagcaccagtaagccagtgactcagcccctgtaataaggtttgaggcagagaatcccagttgaTTTCCACCAAACCTGTTTTTGATTGAACAATGAGATACTATCGGCCTATTACACTACTGAACTGCAATATGAAGCATATAGCGAGTTTTGATGAAACATACTATCCGCCTATCACACTACTAAACTGTGATATGGAGTATATGGGTTTTGATTACACATACTAATAGCCTATTACACTACTGAACTATTATGAGAAGTCTAAAGGTGAACCTGACCTTGATTAAACCAACAATTGGCTTATTACACTATTGAACTGTGATATGATATTTATGGGTAAACCTAACCGTGAGCTTCTGTTGTCTTCTTCGATAGTCCTTACTGCAGAACGGGGAGGCCATGCACTGTCCAAAGTAGTAATTCAGAAGCAGGATGGCTGTGACTGGATCTTTTGACTGATGTGTAAGACTGAGATCTGCTGGGTCACCAGGCCGGCTCGCTGGGGACCAAACGTAAGACAGTTTCTCTTACAGTTACTGTTAATCCGACAGTTACAGTTACTCTGACGTTTACAGCTACTCCGAACATAAGACAATTACTCTTCAGTTACAGTTATTCTGACATTTACAGCTACTCCGAACATAAGACAATTACTCTTCAGTTACAGTTATTCTGACATTTACAGCTACTCCGAACATAAGACAATTACTCTTCAGTTACAGTTATTCTGACATTTACAGCTACTCCGAACATAAGACAATTACTCTTCAGTAACAGTTATTCTGACATTTACAGCTACTCCGAACATAAGACAATTACTCTTCAGTTACAGTTACTCTTATAAATACACTTACTCCAAACTGTACTCTTACAGTTACAGCTACTCTGCCTCCCCACTCTAATACCTCACCATGCTATGGCTCCATTTCAAACATATCACTATGGTCACCAGATTTGAGCTAAGATAAACTTACCATGCCCAGTTTGACTGCTATACTCTTTATTAAGGCATTCCGATATCTTAGATCAGATATAATCCATCTGATTTCTCATTTTACATCTAAGTAGGTAAACACTTCCCAGTGATAACCTaaaatacactacattaccaaaagtatgtggacaactgctcgtcaaacatctcattccaaaatcatgggcattaatatggagttggtcccccctttgctgctctaacagcctcaactcttctgggaagtctttccgCTAGATTGCTGCGGAGACAAGATCATTAGTGAGATCGAGCACTGGTGTTGGGCAAtttggcctggctcgcagtcggcgttccaattcatcccaaagatgttcaatggagttgaggtcagggctctgtgcaggccagtcaaattctttCACATCgaactcgacaaaccatttctgtatggaccttgctttgtgcacgggggcattgtcatgctgaaacaggaaatgtccttccccaaactgttcctGCAAAGTTGGAAGcttagaatcgtctagaatgtcatgtATGCTGTAGGGCTAAGATAAGATAAGATTTTCAATAACTGGAACTAAGGGggctagcctgaaccatgaaaaacagccccagaccattattcctcctccaccgaactttacagttggcactatgcactcAGGCAGgttgcgttctcctggcatccaccaaacccagatttgtccgttgcaCTGCCAGATggggaagcgtgattcatcactacagagaacacatttccactgctccagagttcaatggcagCGAGCTATAcatcactccagctgacgcttggcattgcgaatgatgatcttaggcttgtgtgctgctgctacatggaaacccatttcatgaagatcacgacaaacagttattgtgctgacgtgcttccagaggcagttcggcactcggtagtgagtgttgcaacaaaTTTTTACGAGCTACAACTCAGGGATAACTCAGGAAGCTGTGGATGTTGAGTCAATGGGGTGCGTTGccaacctaaatgccagaactgccACTGAGGGGCCCCACTCCATCTCAATGTAGTGCTGGGTGGGTAGTCCATATGGGGACACAGCATAAAGAATCATAGAGGACCCGAATGCCCAAAAGCCTGTTTTAGCATGAGCTGCGCCATTGAGGACTTTCatcattttgaagtagtcaactgggtgggacttcttatgggttaaagaaggattacataattccatccaggtcatcaggaGGAACCAGCTAATGAATTATGTTTgtgagcaaacattccataactgcaggtggcagtaaatcgccaaccttggctttatacctgttcagacaactccaggtggcagtgtggatcctttcagtttgtttaccaactcatagaagtagtagaaTAAGAAAATGGACCACTTCAAAATGGAGTTGGCCTCATTGGCACTGCTCGTGTGCGCACAGTCACcataatgggacagatacaaAGAAGTGTCCTCTATCATTTTCTATGGTACAAACCGGGCAAGGATGACTCATTTTCAATCCTCAATTACAGGGCCGGACTGACACATCTGGGACCCCGGGTCACCAACATGCAGGGCAGGAAAACAGCacatttcctacaattctacacattttgccatgttttagtcatttacaacattaaccatgtctacacggtatttctgatcaattttatgttattttaatggacaaaaaatgtgcttttctttcaaaaacagggacctttctatgtgaccccaaacttttgaacggtagtgtagctTCAGCCGGCTGGTGTGTGACCATGGCAAAGTTGGTTTGACATTAGATAGCCTATCTCTGGTGCTAGTTAGGGACcgtcaataaattacacaatATAAATGGAACTatattttcatgttgcacatCTTTTAGTTGTCTCATTAAATGCTTTAAATATTTTATATGAATTTATACAatttacagtgccttgagaaagtattcataccccttgacttatttcacatttgttgtgttacagcttgaattcaaaatggattaaatattatttttttctcacccatctacagacaataccccataatgacagtgaaaacatatatattttttaatgtttgcaaatgtattgaaaaataaatacagaaatatctcatttacataagtattcacccctgagtcaataaatgttagaatcacttttggcagcaattacagctgtgagtttttctgggtaagtctctaagagctttgcacagtTGAATTGTACAataattggttgttgatcattgctagacagccatttttaagtcttgccatagattttcaagacgatttaagtcaaaactaaaaCTAACTAAAACTCTAAACTCTAACTAACTCCAGTGTATGCCTTATACCAGCCTTGTGTTTTAgggtattgtcctgctgaaaggtgaatttgtctcccagtgtttgTTGGAATACCAGGTTTTCCTAAAGGATTTTGCCTTTGCTGAGCTCTATTAGTtgatttttatcctaaaaaacaagcatacccataacataatgcagccaccaccatgctcgaAAATATGAAATGTggtcctcagtgatgtgttgtgttggatttgccccaaatataatgctttgtattcaggacaaaaagttaatttctttgccacgtTTTGCAGTTTCACTTTGGTGCTTTATTGCAAACaggcatgttttggaatatttgtattctgtacaggcttccttcttctcactctgtcatttaggttagtattgtggggtaactacaatgttgttgatccatcctcagttttctcctatcacaaccattaaactctaatgttttaaagtcacaattggcctcatggtgaaatccctgagcggtttccttcctctccggcaaatgagttaggaaggatgcctgtatctttacagtgactgggtgtattgatacaccatccaaagtgtaattaataacttcaccttgctgaaagggatattcaatgtctgcttttatttttttttacccatctaacTACAGGTgcacttctttgcgaggcattggaaaaacctccctggtctttgtggttgaatatatgtttgaaattcactgctcgactgagggaccatacagataatgtgtggggtatagagaagAAATgaaagtccatgcaacttattgtgtgacttgttaagcaaattttgactcctgaacttatttaggcttgccataacaaagttaTTATtttatatgtttaaaaaaaatacttattgactcaatacatttcagcttgtcattttttatgaatttgtaaacatttccaaaaacataattccactttgacattattgggtattatgtgtaggccattgacacaaaatctaaatttaatccatttaaattcaggctgtgggggatgtgaacactttctgaaggaactTTATAGTTGGTTTGAGGTTAAGTCGTTGAAATGTGGAACTattgacatttaaaaaatattgtcCCCTAGAGGTTGACACGGGAGTGAGAATTCATTCCTGTCCGTCTAAGCCTGTCAATTTTGTCCCGTACTGTACTGATCCCACAACAATTATATAATGCGTAACAGTTCTATTACTTTCTTGTCTTGTCCCAATACAAATCACTCCTGTCCCTTGCTCATTTTAATTGCATGCTCAGTGCTCACGAGATGAGAGAACCTTTAGCTAGCTACTGTTTTATGCCTGCCTACTGATAAAGGTAGTGATTGAAGACTGAAGAACGCGTGTTACTGTTGGGAGGGACAGGGGCCAAAAAATTCGAAACAATATGGCCTTCTAAAACGGCTTATAAAAAAAATTGAATCCTGTACTTCGTGTGGACTGTTGATCCTGTCCCGACCTGTCCGGAACTTAACTCTGGAGTTTCCCATTTGGCCCTGCTCAGTATGGGTTCAGTATGGGTTCAATCCTAACCTGGATTTTGAAAAACTCATGCACTGATGTCAAGGGATTATTTTTGTAAAGTTGTGCACATAACTTGTTAGGATTCTGTTCAGTTCTTTGTGAAGACACTGGCTGGTCTTACTTCCAAAGGAACTTTATATTCATTTTATGTTGGAACTTTGAACACAATTGAGTGTCTGATGATTCCCGATATGAGAATAACCTAACGGAATAACATTATCCTGGTGTTTAACTGAGAGTTCAAATGACATTGCTATATCACTAATTGTATTACCTATTTGGGAGATTGATATTATTTTGCACTGTACATGCAAAACAATTTGTAAATTGTCATATCACCACCTTTATCTGACAGGGGACACTCCATTTGAACAAAACAGGGTTGTGATATAAATTCAAGAAGCATGTTTTCTTTATGTTTTTGTTGAATGGCAAGTCTCCGACCCTGGAAAAATATTGAATATTGTCTTTGATGTAGAAAATAAATGTCATGTTGGCTAATTGTTTAACTTAAGTAGTAAACTGAGACGGGTCTCCATAAAGTGCTAGTCaggaccttaattcatcaatacTAGACAATGTAAAAGATACATATAACAGGGATAACTATACACAGCTACAAGTCAAGCAGATTAATTTGACTGTTGACAGAGCATGTACAACTCCAATGGAGTATTTAACATTCATTTGTTCTGTTAGATTTTACAAGTTGTTATCAAAAGGTGGTAATGAACAATCAAATTTCTTCTGTAGTATGGTTTGACCATTCCTCCAGCCTGATCTTGGAAGTGTTTGCTTGAACACTCCAAGCAGAAGCCATACATTTTTGTCATTGATGACTACAGCCAATCTGTTCAGCGTAGACAATTAACACTGCAAGTCGTGTGTTCATAAGGTACTTTTTTAAAGGATAATACCATTGCAGACCAATGTAAagcattatttttattatttactTTGGGAATGAAAAACTTTTATTGATGAATGATCAAACAAAATAGATGTTCTACTTTTACTGCTTGGAAGATTCATTTTTAGCCCTTAGTGTAAGCAGAGACTGTATAAACCATAAATAGACTGCATTGACCCTGAAGAAATACTGTATAAGCACATAGGGAACTAAACAGATACAATTGTCCACTCAACCTAGGTAGTTTATTTGCTTTGATCTTGTGAATGTTTTAATTGTTCTCATGACAAGTAACAGAAAACATAAAAggcagaaaaaaaacatttagtaCAATGATACAGAATGAGGCAATTTCTGTGCAACAAAATCCACCTATTGTAAATAagactgatggagctttattGTTTGATATCCAAAATAGGCACTACTGAGTATCTGTGTCGCAATCAAGTCGACTACACATGATTATACACATGTATTtctaatgacttaaatgtaatgtaaatgttgaacAAATGAGCAGGTCTAATGaatcacattttttaaaaactctGTCAACAAGCTCAAGTGACATTGCTAAAAATTAAATGTGCAAAAACCTTGTCCTTTCTTCAACCAAGCCATTTGGTGAGTATAATGAGTTCTGCTGAAATGTGAATACATGTGGAACTAACTAAATAGGATTTAATTATTGTGCAATAAAAGCATGGGATCCAGTCAGGGATTATGGGATATCTGGCAGTGCCATTGGTGCTTTGTCCGAGATCACAAAGCTAACCTATTACTCATTTATTTTAGGCATAACTTATGCAAATTGTCATCCATGATAAATATGGGTGGTGTGTTTGTGCAAAAATTATATTTCCTATAAGTTAATGCTTTAGAAAATGACACAATTAAGTGCTAAACATACAAAGATGGGAGTTGTGTATTTGGTCTTGGTACAGTAATGAAAAGGACGTGTTTTAGGGCAGGCAATTTGACTTGaacagcgggggggggggggcaggccaGGGGGAGGCTTGCGAGAACTCTGTCATTGTGCCAACATGGCCCATGTGAGGCTCAGAGGGTCATTTAACTCACCCTTGAACCGAATAGCATGCACACAcagcatctgaaatggcaccctatacagtacactacatagggacaAGTGTGCCGTCTcggacacaatcacacacacactcttcattGGCAGCAGTTTCGACCCCAGTGACTGCTCTTCAACTAGTAACCCAAAGCCTTAATAGTTGCCGCTTGCCATCACATAAATAGCTTAATCCCTCTGTGCACGACATTTATCAGTATCCAGTTATTTTATTTACAAATATAAATTAAAGACAAAGTTAACAGTCAAGTCTCTGTTCCATTCTCGTCCTTCATGATAAGGAACATAACTCCatattctctttccctctcgtgtACGTCTTCTGCTGTAATAGCCGCCCTGTTTAAGTCTGTACGTCAGCCCCCATTTGTTCCCTCCAAGTCCCCCGCTCGCTCAGGGGAAGAGATGCAAGTCCAGTTTGGGCACCCACTCCAGGGCTGTGTTGACCAGGGTGAGGGCAGCTGCCCCCAGGGCCACAGTGAGCCCCATGACGGCCAGTCGTACAAAGCGTCGGGCCACAGTGGGTTGTGCCATCGCCACCATGGCCCCTGCAGCTGCTCCTTCCAGCGCCTGCTTCTCCCTCAGCCGCCTTCGCAGGACTGAGTCAGGCCGCtgctgctctgagaccaggtcaAAGTCTTTAAAGGTGGAAGCTGCTGTCCTGAGAGACCAAGGAAAACATTAATGCCAGCCAGCTATTGTTGGGACAACGCAGGGGAAGTCACAGCTGTTTGGGGCAAACCTTGTTACTTCTACAACAAACTAGTTCTATAGTTCACCTATACTACTAGTGGTATAGGAGAGCAAACCTCAGAAGGACGGACATGTATTTTCCTAAATATACAGTACCTTAGCTTGGGGTATGTGTAAGTTAAAATTAATGTGTTATTGTTTAAATATGCTGGGAATAAGTACATGATAGTAACAGTCATACAGGCTAATGAGAAGGAAGGAACAGAATTATCTTAGTATCAGGTTATTAAAGCGACAGTTCACACCATCTCACCCGAGCGTGTTGAGGGGCTGTGACTCAACAGCAGGTAGCAGAGGGAGGGTGCGAAAGAGAGCAAAAGACAGACAGGAGATAGGAGGTAGAGGATCTGTAGGGGGGGATCCATGGGAGACTGTGGCAAAAAGAGACAAGCGAGAAAATAGGTAGACAATCTTACTGTTGACTGTACTGTTGGGCAGCCTCCCTGGCCAGCTCGGAGGGGGGGAACTGGACAAAGAGGTCTCCTGCACGGCTGATGAGTGTCTCGTAGGGCAGGTCCTGGGGGATCTGGGACAGGAGGTGGTGCACCGACGCCATGTCACACTCACAGTCCAACACCTCGTCCTCTCGGTACAGCACAATCTAGAATAGACACCGACCAAACAGTGCACACACAATACAACAACTCGTTAACAGCATGCGGTATATGGCCTATGCCaaggtttcccaaactctgtaTTGGGGCCCCCTCGGTGTACGTTTGGGTTTTTATCCTACCACTAACACAGcagattcaaataaccaactcatcaaggtttgattatttgaatcagaattttagtgctagggcaaaaagtttgggaaaccctggtctaTTAATCTATTGCAGTTTTATTAAACTCCTCAGGGGCAATTTAGAAGCTATTGTCCAAAGGGAAGAGCACAGCATAAGTGGTCAGCTAAGCTCTGctgcaaaaataaaaaatatgtttttcataAGCAAACACTTGATTTGAGGCACATTTGAACTCTAAGAATGATCTAGCCCTTGACCAAAGGAAAAAAGGAGAGGGTTATGTTGGGCTCCACTTTAGAGGACACTCACCacagcagcaaagtagattggcaTCAGAGGATGGCAGGCCAGGAAGAAGTCATACAACCGCACAACGTGGCGGAAATCTGATAGGACGTGGCCAAACCAGGTGATGAGCCAGCTAAGGGCAAAGATGGTGCCCACCTCTGCCCTGGAGACACATTCAGTGGAACATTAGTAAAATTATTCGTATTGTATCTTCATTAGTTGTGCTCATTGATTATTTGACTAATTACTGATTGTACTAAAAGAACAAGAGAAGAGATGCTTACTGCTGCATGAAGTCATGCACCTCTGGGTTGATCCTCTCGATGATTGGCATCAGATAGTTAAGGATGTGTTTAGTGTTGTCCATGGTTGGGTCCATAAAGTCCCTGCAGTAAA includes these proteins:
- the LOC124030560 gene encoding TBC1 domain family member 20-like isoform X1 — encoded protein: MKRSRSVGAFSPLNGIGKQDGDSRRKRKVAEISQALNVTPVDVAALRRMAISEGGLLTDEIRCKVWPRLLNVPTDTLPEKPEEIERENNKDYNQVLLDVQRSLKRFPPGMPDKQREGLQEELIDIILRVLGRNTQLHYYQGYHDIVVTFLLVLDERLATALVEKLSTHHLRDFMDPTMDNTKHILNYLMPIIERINPEVHDFMQQAEVGTIFALSWLITWFGHVLSDFRHVVRLYDFFLACHPLMPIYFAAVIVLYREDEVLDCECDMASVHHLLSQIPQDLPYETLISRAGDLFVQFPPSELAREAAQQYSQQTAASTFKDFDLVSEQQRPDSVLRRRLREKQALEGAAAGAMVAMAQPTVARRFVRLAVMGLTVALGAAALTLVNTALEWVPKLDLHLFP
- the LOC124030560 gene encoding TBC1 domain family member 20-like isoform X2, which codes for MWTDGDSRRKRKVAEISQALNVTPVDVAALRRMAISEGGLLTDEIRCKVWPRLLNVPTDTLPEKPEEIERENNKDYNQVLLDVQRSLKRFPPGMPDKQREGLQEELIDIILRVLGRNTQLHYYQGYHDIVVTFLLVLDERLATALVEKLSTHHLRDFMDPTMDNTKHILNYLMPIIERINPEVHDFMQQAEVGTIFALSWLITWFGHVLSDFRHVVRLYDFFLACHPLMPIYFAAVIVLYREDEVLDCECDMASVHHLLSQIPQDLPYETLISRAGDLFVQFPPSELAREAAQQYSQQTAASTFKDFDLVSEQQRPDSVLRRRLREKQALEGAAAGAMVAMAQPTVARRFVRLAVMGLTVALGAAALTLVNTALEWVPKLDLHLFP